The window GGCCCTGCCGGCCGTCCTGGACCAGGCCCGCACCGAGAAACTCACCCCCACCGCCGCTCTGGAACGGCTGCTGCGGATCGAGGTCACCGCGACCGAGGCCCGCCGACTCGCCGGCCGGCTCCGCTTCGCCTGCCTGCCCACCAACGCCACCCTGGAAGAGTTCGACTACGACGCCCAACCCGGCGTCGACCCCCACCTGATCAACGACCTTGCGTCCTGCCGCTACCTCGAGTCCGCCACCAACGTCCTGATGATCGGCCCGCCCGGGGTCGGCAAGACCATGCTCGCCACCGGGCTGGCCCGCAAAGCCGTCGAGGCCGGCTACCGCACCTACTTCACCACCGCCGCCGACCTTGCCGCCCGCTGCCACCGCGCCGCGATCGAGGGCCGGTGGGCCACCACCATGCGGTTCTACGCCGGTCCCACGCTCCTGGCGATCGACGAACTGGGCTACCTCCCGCTGCCCGCCGAGGCCGCCTCCGCGTTGTTCCAGGTCGTGGCCCAGCGA of the Actinomycetota bacterium genome contains:
- the istB gene encoding IS21-like element helper ATPase IstB yields the protein MTTDTSDTTAPATTAENSRYQQLRGHLSTLKLLDAAAALPAVLDQARTEKLTPTAALERLLRIEVTATEARRLAGRLRFACLPTNATLEEFDYDAQPGVDPHLINDLASCRYLESATNVLMIGPPGVGKTMLATGLARKAVEAGYRTYFTTAADLAARCHRAAIEGRWATTMRFYAGPTLLAIDELGYLPLPAEAASALFQVVAQRYLKTSIILTTNRPVTSWGEVLGDNMVAAALLDRLLHRSVVLDIAGDSYRLRDHHARTDKLRAGTHPGTLR